From the Pseudarthrobacter sp. MM222 genome, one window contains:
- a CDS encoding transglycosylase domain-containing protein, which produces MARNNRIGSRLVAALRRVLLLLTVSALCGVLAASLVVPGVAAAGVAVRNSIIFFNNLPSELIVDTPAQSTKVLSADGKPIATFYAENRLKVGLDQMSPYIKDAIVAIEDSRFYEHAGVDPQGILRALTSNLTSGDRQGASTLTQQYVTNVINESLLSADKGNQVILSGQKSVGDKVREVKLAIELEKKFTKDQILEGYLNIVFFNRDAYGIEAASRYFFSTTAKDLTLPQSALLAGLVNSPSFYDPAVNPENSLQRRNQVLDSMLAQNKISQAEHDAAVATGVDLKITPGKQGCAAAEIAPYFCDYVSHLILNNPAFGVSPADREKRLYRGGLTITTTLDSRLQAAAQAQVDATAGANPDRWGASLVSVVPGTGKIVAMAQNTVFLPAPGKFDTQLNFNVDSKDAKGNDLNGAGGFQPGSTMKPFTFAEWLNEGKSLKAMVDASRRTYPLDFPWKSSCGKVLGAYSTAQKNAGLGAADDLQNNDEGYYRPMAVDYGLYNSINTATFAEAAQLDFCGIQKMVDAVGLHSGVDNAPVNMHQLGNLLGAIGVAPLHLANAFATFANDGKYCAPIALVEVTDAAGRKLPAEAPNCRDAVKPEVARGVNLVLQDVLKRGSGVYINPKVQSVVPVAAKTGTSNNNGATWVVGYTSGLATASFFGDTLEGQKRPGQNVTINGNFYKAIDGYMLAGPQWANYMQQVVGLYAVAAFPPPPEAMTKP; this is translated from the coding sequence ATGGCGCGGAACAACCGGATAGGATCTCGCTTGGTCGCGGCCCTGAGGAGGGTCCTACTACTGCTGACTGTCAGCGCGCTCTGCGGGGTTCTGGCCGCCAGCCTGGTGGTCCCCGGTGTCGCTGCAGCCGGAGTCGCTGTCCGAAACTCGATCATATTCTTCAACAATCTTCCCTCTGAGCTGATAGTGGATACGCCGGCACAGTCAACCAAAGTGTTGAGCGCAGACGGCAAACCGATCGCCACCTTCTACGCGGAGAACCGCTTGAAGGTCGGGTTGGACCAGATGTCGCCGTACATCAAAGATGCGATCGTGGCCATTGAGGACAGCCGCTTCTACGAGCACGCCGGCGTGGACCCGCAGGGCATTCTCCGGGCCCTGACGTCCAACCTGACCAGCGGTGACAGGCAAGGTGCATCCACGCTGACCCAGCAGTACGTCACCAACGTGATCAACGAGTCCCTGCTGTCGGCCGACAAGGGGAATCAGGTCATTCTCAGCGGGCAGAAGAGCGTCGGCGACAAAGTGCGGGAGGTGAAGCTCGCCATCGAACTGGAGAAGAAGTTCACTAAGGACCAGATCCTCGAGGGCTACCTCAACATCGTGTTCTTCAACCGTGACGCCTACGGAATCGAGGCCGCGTCGCGCTACTTTTTCAGCACCACCGCCAAGGACCTCACACTTCCCCAGTCGGCTCTCCTCGCCGGACTGGTGAACAGTCCCAGCTTCTACGATCCCGCCGTCAATCCGGAAAACTCCCTCCAGCGGCGCAATCAGGTCCTGGACAGCATGCTCGCCCAGAACAAGATCAGCCAGGCGGAACATGACGCCGCCGTCGCCACGGGCGTGGACCTCAAGATCACCCCGGGGAAGCAGGGCTGCGCCGCCGCCGAAATCGCACCGTACTTCTGCGACTACGTTTCCCACCTCATCCTCAACAACCCGGCCTTTGGCGTCAGCCCGGCCGACCGCGAGAAGAGGCTGTACCGCGGCGGCCTGACCATCACCACCACACTGGACAGCCGACTGCAGGCGGCGGCGCAGGCGCAGGTCGACGCCACCGCGGGGGCCAACCCGGACAGGTGGGGTGCGTCCCTGGTTTCGGTGGTGCCCGGAACCGGCAAGATCGTGGCGATGGCACAAAACACTGTGTTCCTCCCGGCACCGGGAAAATTCGACACCCAGCTGAACTTCAACGTCGATTCCAAGGACGCCAAGGGCAATGACCTGAATGGCGCCGGCGGGTTCCAGCCCGGATCCACCATGAAACCGTTCACGTTCGCGGAATGGCTCAATGAGGGCAAGTCACTGAAGGCCATGGTGGACGCCTCCCGGCGGACATACCCGCTCGATTTCCCGTGGAAGTCCAGTTGCGGCAAGGTCCTCGGCGCCTACAGCACGGCGCAGAAGAATGCGGGCCTCGGCGCCGCAGATGACCTGCAGAACAACGACGAGGGGTACTACCGCCCCATGGCGGTCGATTACGGGCTCTACAACTCCATCAACACCGCAACCTTCGCTGAGGCCGCGCAACTTGATTTTTGCGGCATCCAGAAAATGGTGGACGCCGTGGGGCTCCACAGCGGTGTGGATAACGCCCCGGTGAACATGCACCAGCTCGGCAACCTCCTGGGTGCCATTGGCGTGGCGCCGCTCCACTTGGCCAACGCGTTTGCCACGTTCGCCAATGACGGCAAGTACTGCGCGCCGATCGCTCTGGTGGAAGTGACCGATGCAGCGGGACGCAAGCTTCCGGCGGAGGCCCCGAACTGCCGGGACGCCGTCAAACCCGAGGTCGCGCGCGGTGTGAATCTCGTGCTTCAGGACGTGCTGAAACGGGGATCCGGCGTCTACATCAATCCGAAGGTCCAGAGCGTAGTCCCGGTGGCCGCTAAGACCGGGACGTCCAACAACAACGGGGCCACCTGGGTGGTCGGCTACACCTCAGGCCTCGCCACGGCGTCCTTCTTCGGCGACACCCTCGAAGGTCAGAAACGGCCCGGCCAAAACGTCACCATCAACGGCAATTTCTACAAGGCCATTGACGGATACATGCTGGCCGGCCCGCAGTGGGCGAACTATATGCAGCAGGTTGTCGGGCTCTACGCGGTTGCTGCTTTTCCGCCGCCGCCCGAAGCCATGACCAAGCCCTGA
- a CDS encoding APC family permease produces MSKASEEVFDATPEGDEHELKRVLGPKLLLLFIVGDILGAGVYAVTGTMAGTVGGIVWLPFLLAFIVATLTAFSYLELVTQYPQAAGAALYAHKAFGIHFVTFLVAFAVVCSGITSASTSANVLAQNFFGGLEINGWMDLPDKGVITAVAMGFMLLLAAINLRGVGESVKFNVVLTLVEMTALCIVIGVGFYVMTQGTGNAGEIFVFNDYQDKGLFLAVTAATSIAFFAMVGFEDSVNMVEETQHPERIFPRSMLTGLGIAVLLYMLVAVSVVSVLSPTELESIRQAEGAALLEVVHKGSPDFPIDRIFPFLAVFAVANTALINMLMASRLIYGMARQDVLPRPLGKVLPGRRTPWAGIVFSTILALGLILYVTSDPKSNVVANLSGTTAFLLLCVFTVVNVACLILRRKRDPNRKVFFTSPGQLPLVAALLCAFLAGPWVGRNVIQYQIAGGLMAIGVLLWFITWLINRRTNTGQGQPVGTQNVGKDN; encoded by the coding sequence ATGAGTAAGGCTTCTGAAGAAGTGTTCGACGCAACGCCGGAAGGCGACGAACACGAACTCAAACGGGTACTCGGGCCCAAGCTCCTGCTCCTGTTTATCGTCGGTGACATCCTCGGCGCAGGAGTCTATGCCGTCACCGGAACCATGGCCGGCACGGTCGGGGGCATCGTCTGGCTTCCGTTCCTGCTTGCCTTCATCGTGGCGACGCTGACCGCATTCTCCTACCTGGAGTTGGTCACGCAGTACCCCCAGGCAGCGGGAGCGGCGCTCTACGCGCACAAGGCGTTCGGCATACACTTCGTGACCTTCCTCGTGGCATTTGCCGTGGTCTGCTCCGGCATCACCAGCGCGTCCACCTCCGCGAACGTCCTTGCCCAGAACTTCTTCGGTGGCCTGGAGATCAACGGCTGGATGGACCTCCCCGATAAGGGCGTGATCACCGCCGTGGCGATGGGGTTCATGCTCCTGCTGGCCGCGATCAACCTGCGCGGGGTGGGCGAGAGCGTTAAGTTCAACGTGGTGCTCACCCTCGTGGAGATGACCGCGCTGTGCATCGTGATCGGCGTCGGCTTTTACGTCATGACCCAGGGCACGGGGAATGCAGGAGAAATATTCGTCTTCAACGACTACCAGGACAAAGGCCTGTTCCTGGCCGTCACCGCGGCGACGTCCATCGCCTTCTTTGCCATGGTGGGCTTCGAGGACTCGGTGAACATGGTCGAGGAGACGCAGCACCCCGAGCGGATTTTCCCGCGGTCCATGCTCACCGGCCTGGGCATCGCGGTGCTCCTCTACATGCTGGTGGCCGTCTCCGTGGTCAGCGTGCTGTCGCCCACTGAGCTGGAGAGCATTAGGCAGGCAGAAGGCGCTGCCCTCCTGGAGGTGGTGCACAAGGGCTCCCCGGACTTCCCCATCGACAGGATCTTCCCGTTCCTTGCGGTCTTCGCCGTTGCCAATACCGCATTGATCAACATGCTGATGGCGAGCCGCCTGATCTACGGCATGGCGCGCCAAGACGTCCTTCCCCGGCCGCTGGGAAAGGTGCTGCCGGGGCGCCGGACGCCGTGGGCAGGCATCGTCTTCTCCACCATCCTGGCGCTGGGGCTGATTCTGTACGTCACCAGCGATCCGAAGAGCAACGTCGTAGCCAACCTCTCCGGCACGACGGCGTTTTTGCTGCTGTGCGTGTTCACCGTGGTGAACGTGGCCTGCCTGATCCTCCGCCGCAAGCGGGACCCCAACCGCAAGGTGTTCTTCACTTCCCCCGGGCAGTTGCCCCTCGTGGCGGCCCTGCTCTGTGCCTTCCTCGCCGGTCCCTGGGTGGGCCGCAATGTCATCCAATACCAGATCGCGGGCGGGCTGATGGCGATCGGCGTCCTGCTGTGGTTTATCACCTGGTTGATCAACAGGAGGACCAACACCGGGCAGGGTCAACCGGTCGGCACTCAAAACGTCGGCAAGGACAACTAA
- a CDS encoding alkaline phosphatase D family protein, which translates to MTTSPLALGPMMRYVDETSASIWVETRSPARVSVRADGRGWDARTFAVHGHHYALVEVDGLEPGTVTPYTLEVNGSSVWPDPSSGFPPPMITTLKPGKPLRMAFGSCRTSVPHDESGNRTHGIDSLRAYALRMASGSDQAWPDLVAFLGDQVYADSTSEQMQQFIRARRNIAEPPGEELKDYEEYAHLYYLAWSDPANRWLLSTLPSAMIFDDHDIRDDWNSSLSWKKEMEATSWWSERIVAGLASYWVYQHLGNLSPQERVEDPIWQQIARHGAETELDLSAELDRFAERADKDPESYRWSFCRDFGDTRLVVVDSRAARNLQPETRSLLDEAEMAWLDGRMRGGFRHLLVATSLPFLLPMGLHHVEAWDEAVSEGAWGKLGARAGEKLRQALDLEHWGAFQRSFQKVAAMAADVADGKRGAAPDTVTFLSGDVHFSYVSEVRRSSGSRIVQAVCSPIRNPLPRLMRSFSAILSYGLGEAAGSLAARSAKVPDPPFRWSGVKGPWFDNNLACLEVAPEGLKLWWQTGVVNDGDHLHPGLELVASVTVVPRSAGERGVSSASEALSEE; encoded by the coding sequence ATGACGACCTCACCCCTGGCGCTCGGTCCGATGATGCGGTACGTGGACGAGACGTCGGCCAGTATCTGGGTGGAGACCCGGAGCCCAGCGCGGGTCTCGGTCCGTGCCGACGGCAGAGGCTGGGACGCGCGCACATTCGCGGTGCACGGCCATCACTACGCGCTGGTGGAGGTGGACGGACTGGAGCCGGGAACGGTCACGCCCTACACCCTGGAGGTCAACGGATCCAGCGTCTGGCCCGATCCGTCTTCCGGGTTCCCGCCGCCAATGATCACCACGTTGAAGCCCGGCAAGCCGCTGCGGATGGCCTTCGGCTCCTGCCGGACCAGTGTCCCGCACGACGAGTCGGGCAACCGGACCCACGGCATCGACTCGCTACGTGCCTACGCACTCCGAATGGCCTCCGGCAGCGACCAGGCGTGGCCGGATCTGGTGGCTTTCCTCGGGGACCAGGTGTACGCCGACTCGACCAGCGAGCAGATGCAACAGTTCATCCGCGCCCGCCGGAACATCGCCGAACCGCCTGGCGAGGAGCTCAAGGACTACGAGGAATACGCCCACCTCTACTACCTGGCCTGGTCGGACCCGGCCAACAGGTGGCTGCTGTCCACCCTTCCCAGCGCCATGATCTTCGACGACCACGACATCCGCGACGACTGGAACTCCTCGCTGAGCTGGAAGAAGGAAATGGAAGCCACCTCCTGGTGGAGTGAACGGATTGTCGCGGGGCTGGCCTCGTACTGGGTCTACCAGCATCTGGGGAACCTGTCGCCGCAGGAGCGCGTCGAGGATCCTATCTGGCAGCAAATCGCCCGGCACGGTGCCGAGACAGAGCTCGACCTGAGCGCGGAGCTGGACCGCTTCGCCGAACGGGCCGATAAGGACCCGGAATCCTACCGTTGGAGCTTCTGCCGGGATTTCGGGGACACCCGGCTGGTAGTGGTGGATTCCCGCGCCGCCCGGAACCTGCAACCGGAAACCCGCTCCCTGCTCGACGAAGCGGAAATGGCCTGGCTCGACGGCCGGATGCGCGGCGGTTTCCGCCACCTGCTGGTGGCGACGTCGCTGCCATTCCTGCTGCCGATGGGCCTGCACCACGTCGAGGCCTGGGATGAGGCCGTGTCCGAAGGCGCGTGGGGAAAACTGGGCGCCCGAGCCGGCGAGAAACTGCGCCAGGCGTTGGACCTTGAACACTGGGGCGCCTTCCAGAGGAGTTTCCAGAAAGTGGCGGCCATGGCGGCCGACGTCGCCGATGGCAAGCGGGGCGCGGCACCGGACACCGTCACCTTCCTCTCCGGAGACGTACATTTTTCCTACGTTTCGGAGGTGAGGCGCTCCTCGGGCAGCCGGATCGTGCAGGCAGTCTGCTCCCCTATCCGAAACCCGCTGCCCCGGTTGATGAGGTCGTTTTCGGCCATCCTGTCCTATGGCCTGGGCGAAGCGGCAGGTTCCCTGGCCGCCCGCTCCGCGAAGGTCCCGGACCCGCCGTTCCGTTGGTCCGGCGTCAAGGGGCCATGGTTCGACAACAACCTGGCCTGCCTTGAGGTGGCGCCGGAGGGGCTGAAGCTGTGGTGGCAGACGGGGGTCGTGAACGACGGCGACCACCTGCATCCGGGGCTGGAACTGGTCGCCTCCGTCACCGTGGTTCCCCGGAGTGCCGGGGAGCGCGGCGTGAGTTCTGCCTCAGAAGCGCTCTCGGAGGAATAA